From one Larimichthys crocea isolate SSNF chromosome XVIII, L_crocea_2.0, whole genome shotgun sequence genomic stretch:
- the rprma gene encoding protein reprimo A: MNNTGFNQTEGGLLNKTEEFFCCNFSSVVTDNGSVATAPDERSLFIMRVVQIAVMCVLSLTVVFGIFFLGCNLLIKSEGMINFLVTDRRPSKETEAVIVGAY, from the coding sequence atGAATAACACCGGATTCAACCAAACGGAGGGCGGACTGCTCAACAAAACAGAGGAGTTTTTCTGCTGCAACTTTTCATCCGTGGTGACTGATAATGGCTCTGTGGCCACCGCTCCGGATGAGAGAAGCCTCTTCATCATGAGAGTGGTCCAGATAGCCGTCATGTGCGTTTTATCCCTCACGGTGGTGTTTGGCATATTTTTCTTGGGTTGCAACCTTCTCATAAAGTCAGAGGGGATGATTAACTTTTTAGTAACGGACAGGAGACCGTCCAAAGAAACTGAAGCAGTTATTGTTGGAGCCTACTGA